The Microbulbifer sp. TB1203 nucleotide sequence GGTGGCGGATGATCTGCTTGATATCGTTGACTGAAATCGGGTCTACGCCGGCGAAGGGCTCGTCCAGCAGCACAAAGTCCGGGTCTGTGGCCAGGGCGCGGGCTATCTCCACCCGGCGGCGCTCGCCGCCGGACAGCGCCATGCCCAGGCTGCCCTCGATGTGGGTGATGTTGAATTCCTTCAGCAGTTCCTGGGTCTGTTGCAGGCGTTCGGCACGGGACAGATCCTTGCGGGTCTCCAGAATGGCGAGGATATTGTCGCGCACTGTGAGGCGACGGAATACCGAGGCCTCCTGAGGCAGGTAACCGATACCCTTGCGCGCGCGGCCGTGCATGGACAGGCGGGTGATGTCCTCGTCGTCGATCAGTACCTGGCCGGCGTCCGCCTGCACCAGGCCGGCAATCATGTAGAAGCAGGTGGTTTTGCCGGCGCCGTTGGGGCCGAGCAGGCCGACCACCTGGCCGCTGCTGACACTGACGGAAACGTCCTGGACAACTTTGCGTTTCTTGTACTGCTTGGCGAGATGTAACGCTTTCAGCGTTGGCATATTTTAATTCCGGTTGATCCGGCAGCCCTTGATCCGGCGGGCTGCTTGCTACTGGTTTTCGTCGCCGGTTGCCGGCTGCTGTTCGGTCTTTTTCTTTTCCGGCTTCCAGATCATTTCCACCCGCCCGTCGCCGGACTGGCCCCGGGCCTGCATCTGCTCGCTGGTCAGGTCGTAGTCGATGCGCTCGGCGGTGAGGGTGTTGCCGTCGCGGTCCACGTGGGCATCGCCGGAGAGGTGCAGTTCGTCGGAGCTGACGGTGTACTCGATGCGTGCGGCGCGGGCCTTGACCGGATTCTGGCTCTGCTGGACCTGTTGCTGGAAGTGGGCCGGTTTGCCGGTGGCGATCACGCGGTTGATTTCCCCCTCGGCGTTGCCGTGGACTTCCACCCGGTCGGCGCGAATCTGCAGTGAGCCTTGGGTTATCACGACGTTGCCGCTGTATACAAACAGGTTTTTGCTGCGATCGCCTTCGAAGTGTTTTGCGTCCACTTTGATCGGCTGGTCGCGATCGCCTGGCAGGGCTATGGCCTGCGCGATCAGGATCAGTGCGGAGATGGCTGCGAGCGGCCGCAGGAACTTATTTGGTTTCATAGATGCTTTCTACCTCTGAGAGGATCTCCACCCGGTCTTCATTCAGGTAGGCGCGCAGGCCTTTGCCCTGGGTGCGGTTGGGACCGGAGGTAATGGTAACAACTTTGTCCGTTTCGGCGTATTCCTTGCGGGGCTCAATGGTGATGCTCTGGGTGCGCAATTGGACACCGCCGGGCTTCGGCAATTCATCGATTTTTACATCGCCGCGCAATACCACCCGTTGGCCGTTGTTGTGAGCCACTCCGGTTTTCGATTCGGTATGCCATGTGGGTTGTTTGTCCTGGTAGAAGAGTATACGCGGCTCGGTGAGATCGGCGCGGTCGCGGCGGGCGAACTGGAAGTAGGTGATGCGCTCGGCGTCCACTCGATAGGCGAGGGTGCCCTCCTGATTGAAGTGGCGGGTGCGCGCATCGCGAATCACCAGATCTGCGGCCTGGGTGTGCTGCTGCGGCGTGGGGCGCTTGCCGAGCAGTTCTTCTGGCGGGCTCTCGGCAAACCAGAGCCCCAGGCTGATGAGCGCGACGACGATAACCAGTGGCAGCCAGGTGCGCATCAGTTTTCTCCGTCTCCGAGGTAGGGGGCCAGCGCGGCTTCAAATGTGCCTTGTGCATGCATGATGCGGTCGCAGACTTCGCGCACGGCGCCTTCGCCGCCGCGCTTCCCGGTGATCCACAGGGCGCGCTCCCGCACCGCCGGCGCGGCGTTAGGGACCGAAATGGGACAGCCTACGCGGGTCATCACCTGCAGGTCCGGGTAGTCGTCGCCCATATAGGCCATGTCTTCCAGGCGGTAGCTCTCACCGGCAAAGAGTTCCTGCAGCGCGGTGAACTTGTCTTCGCGCCCCTGGATCAGCTTGCCCACGCCCAGTTCGTGGGCGCGGCGCTCCACCACGGCGCTGCGCCGGCCGGTGATGATGGCCACCTGCACGCCGGTTTTCTGCAGCATCTTGATACCGTGGCCGTCCAGAGTGTGGAAGCTCTTGAGTTCGTTGCCATTGTTGTCGAAGCTGAGCCTGCCGTCGGTGAGCACGCCGTCCACGTCCAATACCAGGTGGCGCACGCGCTTGAGGGCGCTATTGAGTTTTTCTTCAGAAATCACTGGTGGTCCTTAAAAGCTGTTGGATGGCGGTGGCTTTTTTTGCCGTAGGCCGGTTTTCGGGGCTCTTAGCCGGGGACTGTGGCGGTCCTGCTGCCGGTGGCCGTTCGCTCTACAGCCTCATCGGCAAACGTTTCACGAACGGCCCCCGGCAGCAGGGCCTGCGCATGGAGTCTCGGTATTTCTTTTTCGGGTCCCCGAGATCAGATAACTCCGGCGCGCAGTATATCGTGCATATGCAGCAAGCCGGTGGGGCGGTGCGCCTCGTCCTCCACCACCAGTGCGGTGATCTTGTTGTCCTCCATGATGCGCAGGGCCTCGGCGGCCAGGATATTCGCGGAGACGGTCTTTGGGCGGCGGCTCATTACTTCGTCCATGGTGGCGCTGTCCAGTTCCACCTTGTGGTCGATTACCCGGCGCAGGTCGCCGTCGGTGAAGACGCCGAGCAGGGCGCCCTCACTGTCCACCACGGTGGTCATGCCGAAGCCCTTGCTGGTCATTTCCAACAGGGCCTTCGACAGCAGGGTTTCCGGGGTTACCCGGGGCAGTTCGTCGCCGGCGTGCATCACGTCTTCCACTTTCAGCAGCAGGCGCCGGCCGAGGGCACCGCCGGGGTGGGAGAAGGCGAAGTCCTCGGCAGTGAAGCCGCGGGCTTCCAGCAGAGCCACTGCGAGGGCGTCGCCCATCACCAGGGTGACGGTGGTGGAGGAGGTGGGGGCCAGGCCGAGAGGGCAGGCCTCGGTTTCCACGGATATATCCAGGTTCGCGTCCGCCGCTTGTGCCAGCGGTGAGTCCGCCTTGCCGCTCATGCTGATCATGGGGATACCCAGGCGCTTGAGCAGTGGCAGCAGGGTGAGAACCTCCGCAGAGGAGCCCGAGTTTGAGATGGCGATCACCAGGTCGTCGCGGGTGATCATGCCCAGATCGCCGTGGCTGGCTTCACCCGGGTGCACGAAGAAGCTTGGGGTGCCGGTGCTGGCCAGGGTGGCGGCGATCTTGCGGCCGATATGTCCGGACTTGCCCATGCCGGTGACGATGGCGCGCCCGCGGCACTGGAGGATGAGTTCGCAGGCGCGCCTGAAGTCGTCGTTGATGCGCTTTTCCAGCTCCGCCACCGCTTCGGTTTCCATCAGCACCGTGCGGCGCCCGGCTATCAATATGGGGTCTTGTTGGGTCATGGGCTGTCGCTGTTGTGAATTTTGTGAGTGTAGAGGATGCTTGAGGGCTGCCGTTTCAGGGGTGGAACAGCAGCCAATAATAGGCGACGTAGCTGGCCAGCAGCAGGGCGCCCAGGCGCCGGCCGAGGCGCCCCCTGGCGGGATGACGCCACAGGCTGGCGGCAATCGCCGCCACCAGCATCAGGGTGATCGCCAGCATGGCCAGGTAATCGCGGGAGAATACCGCATCTTCCATTTGCGTGGTGGCGATAATCCCGGGTACCGACATCACGGCGAGAATATTGAAGACATTGGAGCCGATGATGTTGCCCAGGGCCGGGTCGAAGTGTCCGCGCAGGACGCTGACGATCGAAGCCGCCAGTTCCGGCAGGCTGGTACCCACAGCCACTACGGTGAGGCCGATCACCAGTTTCGACAGTCCCAGCTGCAGCGCCAGTGCGGCGCTGCCGGCGACAAAGCGGTCGGCGCTCCACAGCAGACCGACGAGCCCTCCCAGGATCGCCAACGCCGCCAGCCAGACTTCCGACATGCTAACCTCATAATGAATGATGTGAAATGCGGTGCCTTGTAGAGACGGCGCGGTAGATCACTGCACCGGTGTGATGCATCGCCACACGGCCGGGCGCCGCCATGGTATAGTTTGCCGCCGCCGCTGTCAGCCTTGCCCAGTGGGCTTTGTCGGGTAGCGGGTGTAGGCGGGAAGCTGACGGCGCGCGAGGGCACTTTTGTGCGCCGTATGTATCCAAGGAACGATTTGCCAATGGGAGAATTTTTGTGACCGTATCGAATATCTACAGCCGAGTGGGTTTCCTGCAGCGGGTGAAAGCGATGGCCTGGGTGTTGCTGCTGGCCTGTTGGGCGCCTTTTGCCAGTGCTGCGCAGAACCCGTATGTCATGATCGAAGGGGTCTCCCAGAATCTGCTGGGAGTGATTCGCGCCAATGCCCAGTACATGAGCTCGGATCCCCAGCGCTATTACGGCGCAGTGGACAATGTATTGGAGCCGGTGGTGGATTTCGACTTCATCGCCCGCGGGGTGATGGGGCGCTACGCCAAGCAGGCCACCGCCGCACAGCGCTCGCGTTTTGCCAGCGCGTTCCGCAAGGACCTGGTGGCCACCTTTGCCCGCGGCGTGGCCAGCTTCGGCGAGATGGAGGTCAAGGTGGTCAATCCCGGTTCCGCCCCCGGCGGCAGACGGGTCAATGTGTTGCAGGAGGTGCGCAGCAGCGAGGGGGTGACCAAGGTCTCCTACACCCTGGTGCAGAATCGCTCCGGGCAGTGGAAGCTGATCAATGTGATCCTCAACGGGGTCAACCTGGGCAAGACTTTCCGCAGTCAGTTCGCCCAGGCGATGCAGACCCATGGTGATATCGACAAGGTGATCGCCAACTGGTCTGCGGCGGACAAGGTTGCCGACCAGGTCGGCTGACCTGCAGCCGGTGCCGGACAGCGCAGTGACGGCTGCGCTGTCCGCTCAATTCCGCTACACTGCACGCCGTTTTCAAACCGACCAATCCCCGCCTATGCAACCTGAAGAAATCAAAGCCCTGATCGAGGGGCATATTCCCGAGAGCCATGCGGATGTCTCCTTCGAGGGCAGCCACCTGATTGTCACCGTTGTGAGCAGCGCCTTCGCCGGTCTCAGCCGGTTGAAGAAACAGCAGCTGGTATACGCCGCCCTGAGCGACAAAATCGCCGACGGCACCCTGCACGCGGTGCAGATGCAGACTCTTACCCCGGAAGAAGCCGGTCAGTAAAGCCGACATCAGAATTGAAAAGGTCAATAATGCGGCACAGGGATGTGCCGCCGCTGGCCACAGGTCGGTCAAGTCAGACCGGCCAAGTTAAAAAGACGCGAGACTGAATGGACAAATTAATTATCGAGGGCGGCAGCCCTATCTCCGGCACCCTGAAAATTTCCGGGGCCAAGAACGCAGCGCTGCCGATACTCGCCGCGGCCCTGTTGGCGGATGGCCCTGTGCACATCCACAACCTGCCGCATCTCAACGATATCACCACCATGATCACCCTGTTGCGGTGTATGGGCTGCGATATCACGATCGATGAAAAGCTGGGGGTGGAGATCGACCCCCGCTCGGTCAACGACCTCACCGCGCCCTACGAGCTGGTGAAGACCATGCGCGCCTCCATCCTGGTATTGGGGCCGCTGCTGGCCCGCCACGGGGTGGCCAATGTGTCCTTCCCCGGGGGCTGCGCCATCGGCAGCCGCCCGGTGGACATCCACCTCAAGGGCCTGGAGGCCATGGGGGCGGAGATCACCATCGACGAAGGCTTTATCCGTGCACGCACCAACGGCCGTCTGAAAGGTGCCAATATCGTGATGGAAAAGGTCACCGTGGGCGGCACCGAAAACCTGCTGATGGCCGCGGTACTGGCCGAGGGCACCACGGTGCTGCACAACGCCGCGCGGGAGCCGGAGATCGTCGACCTGGCGGAATTCCTGATCGCCATGGGCGCGCAGATCGAAGGTGTGGGTACCGACACCCTGCGGGTGCACGGCGTGTCCCGCCTCAACCCCTGCACTTTTACCGTGATGCCGGACCGGATCGAGACCGGCACCTTCCTCGCCGCCGCCGCCGCCGCCCGCGGCAAGGTGCGCCTGACCCACACCCGAGCCGGAATTCTCGACGCGGTGCTGGCCAAGTTCGAGGAGGCGGGTGCGTATATTTCCTGCGGTGACGACTGGATCGAGCTGGACATGAAGGGCAATCGCCCCAAGGCGGTGAGCTTCCGCACCGCCCCCTATCCGGCCTTTCCCACCGATATGCAGTCCCAGTTTACCGCCATGAACGCGGTGGCCGAGGGTAAGGGCGCGGTGGTGGAGACCATATTCGAGAACCGCCTGATCCAGGTCCATGAACTCAACCGCATGGGCGCCAATATCCTGCTGGAGGGCAATACCGCGATAGTCACCGGCGTGGAAAAACTGAAGGGCGCCCCGGTGATGGCTTCGGACCTGCGCGCCTCCGCCAGCCTGGTGATCGCCGGAATGATCGCCGAGGGCACCACTATCGTGGATCGCATTTACCATATCGACCGCGGCTACGAGTGTATCGAGGAGAAGCTCCGGCAGTTGGGGGCGAATATTCGGCGGGTGCCGGGATAGCCTGGGCGCGCGGAGTTCCAGCTCCGCTTGCGGGCCGCAGGCCCGCCCCGATCTAGAACAGTGCGCCCCGGTCGTTAACGCTAAAAAACGATAACCACTATGCAAATTACCATCGCCCTCACCAAGGGTAGAATCCTGCAGGAAACCCTGCCGCTGCTCGCGGCAGCGGGGCTGGAACCGCTGGAGAATATCTCCAAGAGCCGCAAGCTGATTTTTCCGACCAACCAGCAAGGCGTGCGCCTGCTGATTCTACGTGGCGTGGACGTGCCCACTTATGTGCAGCACGGTGCCGCGGATATGGGTGTAGCCGGCAAGGACACACTGCTGGAACACATGGGGGACGGTGTCTACGAGCCGCTGGACCTGGGCATTGCCCGCTGCCGGCTGATGACTGCCGGGATCAAGGGAGTGGAACTGCCCCGCGGGCGCATCAAGGTGGCCACCAAATTTGTGCAGAGCGCCAAGCGCTATTACGCCGCCCAGGGGCGTCAGGCGGATATCATCAAACTCTACGGCGCCATGGAACTGGCGCCGTTGATGGAGCTGGCGGATGAGATCGTGGATATCGTGGATACCGGCAACACCCTCAAGGCCAACGGCCTGGAGGCCCGGGAGACCATCGCCCAGATCAGCAGCCGGCTGATTGTGAACAAGGCGTCGATGAAAATGAAATACCAGCCGATCAACGCGCTGATTGAAAAGCTCAGCGCCGCCGTCAATAAACAATGACCAGTAATCGATGATCAATATTCGCCAGTTACACAGCCGGGATAAAGACTTCGACGCGCAGTTGGAGCAGCTGCTGGCCTGGGAGTCCGTCGCCGATGCCGGAGTAGAGGCGACCGTTGCGGAAATCCTGCGGCAGGTGCGCGAGCGCGGCGATGCCGCGGTGATCGAATACACCAACCGTTTCGACCGCCGCGAATTGCAAAGCGCGCAGGATTTTTGCCTGCCGTCGGAAGTGCTGACTGCCGCA carries:
- the lptB gene encoding LPS export ABC transporter ATP-binding protein, coding for MPTLKALHLAKQYKKRKVVQDVSVSVSSGQVVGLLGPNGAGKTTCFYMIAGLVQADAGQVLIDDEDITRLSMHGRARKGIGYLPQEASVFRRLTVRDNILAILETRKDLSRAERLQQTQELLKEFNITHIEGSLGMALSGGERRRVEIARALATDPDFVLLDEPFAGVDPISVNDIKQIIRHLRDRDIGVLITDHNVRETLDICETAYIVSEGHIIAAGTPAEVLANQQVREVYLGHEFTI
- the lptA gene encoding lipopolysaccharide transport periplasmic protein LptA; protein product: MKPNKFLRPLAAISALILIAQAIALPGDRDQPIKVDAKHFEGDRSKNLFVYSGNVVITQGSLQIRADRVEVHGNAEGEINRVIATGKPAHFQQQVQQSQNPVKARAARIEYTVSSDELHLSGDAHVDRDGNTLTAERIDYDLTSEQMQARGQSGDGRVEMIWKPEKKKTEQQPATGDENQ
- the lptC gene encoding LPS export ABC transporter periplasmic protein LptC — translated: MRTWLPLVIVVALISLGLWFAESPPEELLGKRPTPQQHTQAADLVIRDARTRHFNQEGTLAYRVDAERITYFQFARRDRADLTEPRILFYQDKQPTWHTESKTGVAHNNGQRVVLRGDVKIDELPKPGGVQLRTQSITIEPRKEYAETDKVVTITSGPNRTQGKGLRAYLNEDRVEILSEVESIYETK
- a CDS encoding HAD hydrolase family protein, whose protein sequence is MISEEKLNSALKRVRHLVLDVDGVLTDGRLSFDNNGNELKSFHTLDGHGIKMLQKTGVQVAIITGRRSAVVERRAHELGVGKLIQGREDKFTALQELFAGESYRLEDMAYMGDDYPDLQVMTRVGCPISVPNAAPAVRERALWITGKRGGEGAVREVCDRIMHAQGTFEAALAPYLGDGEN
- a CDS encoding KpsF/GutQ family sugar-phosphate isomerase, with protein sequence MTQQDPILIAGRRTVLMETEAVAELEKRINDDFRRACELILQCRGRAIVTGMGKSGHIGRKIAATLASTGTPSFFVHPGEASHGDLGMITRDDLVIAISNSGSSAEVLTLLPLLKRLGIPMISMSGKADSPLAQAADANLDISVETEACPLGLAPTSSTTVTLVMGDALAVALLEARGFTAEDFAFSHPGGALGRRLLLKVEDVMHAGDELPRVTPETLLSKALLEMTSKGFGMTTVVDSEGALLGVFTDGDLRRVIDHKVELDSATMDEVMSRRPKTVSANILAAEALRIMEDNKITALVVEDEAHRPTGLLHMHDILRAGVI
- a CDS encoding ABC transporter substrate-binding protein — its product is MTVSNIYSRVGFLQRVKAMAWVLLLACWAPFASAAQNPYVMIEGVSQNLLGVIRANAQYMSSDPQRYYGAVDNVLEPVVDFDFIARGVMGRYAKQATAAQRSRFASAFRKDLVATFARGVASFGEMEVKVVNPGSAPGGRRVNVLQEVRSSEGVTKVSYTLVQNRSGQWKLINVILNGVNLGKTFRSQFAQAMQTHGDIDKVIANWSAADKVADQVG
- a CDS encoding BolA/IbaG family iron-sulfur metabolism protein codes for the protein MQPEEIKALIEGHIPESHADVSFEGSHLIVTVVSSAFAGLSRLKKQQLVYAALSDKIADGTLHAVQMQTLTPEEAGQ
- the murA gene encoding UDP-N-acetylglucosamine 1-carboxyvinyltransferase, giving the protein MDKLIIEGGSPISGTLKISGAKNAALPILAAALLADGPVHIHNLPHLNDITTMITLLRCMGCDITIDEKLGVEIDPRSVNDLTAPYELVKTMRASILVLGPLLARHGVANVSFPGGCAIGSRPVDIHLKGLEAMGAEITIDEGFIRARTNGRLKGANIVMEKVTVGGTENLLMAAVLAEGTTVLHNAAREPEIVDLAEFLIAMGAQIEGVGTDTLRVHGVSRLNPCTFTVMPDRIETGTFLAAAAAARGKVRLTHTRAGILDAVLAKFEEAGAYISCGDDWIELDMKGNRPKAVSFRTAPYPAFPTDMQSQFTAMNAVAEGKGAVVETIFENRLIQVHELNRMGANILLEGNTAIVTGVEKLKGAPVMASDLRASASLVIAGMIAEGTTIVDRIYHIDRGYECIEEKLRQLGANIRRVPG
- the hisG gene encoding ATP phosphoribosyltransferase, translated to MQITIALTKGRILQETLPLLAAAGLEPLENISKSRKLIFPTNQQGVRLLILRGVDVPTYVQHGAADMGVAGKDTLLEHMGDGVYEPLDLGIARCRLMTAGIKGVELPRGRIKVATKFVQSAKRYYAAQGRQADIIKLYGAMELAPLMELADEIVDIVDTGNTLKANGLEARETIAQISSRLIVNKASMKMKYQPINALIEKLSAAVNKQ